One genomic window of Bactrocera dorsalis isolate Fly_Bdor chromosome 4, ASM2337382v1, whole genome shotgun sequence includes the following:
- the LOC125778143 gene encoding ATP-dependent DNA helicase pif1-like, whose protein sequence is MPHKKSVEALDRTLQDLRSNDQQIFGGALILLAGDFRQILPVIPRSTPADELKACLKSSYLWRHVKILNLTTNVRVQIQNDPSADTFSRQLLAIGNGQLAGDRETGLITLPDNFCNIAPTKEELVSSVFPNIAENYRNHNWLAERAVLAAKNKHVGQTNADVLTHVPGEVVTYQSVGTVTNQDDAVNYPTEFLNSLDLPGFPPHRLQLKVGAPIIMLRNINQPRLCNGTRLGVKKVMNNFIEATILKGKFKGEDVLIPRIPMIPSDLSFEFKRLQFPVRLAFAITINKAQGQSLEFCGIDLEYPCFSLGQLYVSCSRVVQFSLSTQ, encoded by the coding sequence ATGCCCCATAAGAAATCAGTGGAAGCGTTAGACAGGACATTGCAAGACTTGCGTAGTAATGATCAACAGATATTTGGTGGCGCCTTGATTCTGTTGGctggtgattttcgtcagatattgcctgtgattccccgttcaacaccagcagatgaattaaaagcatgtttaaagtcatcttatttatggagacatgtaaaaatactcaatttgactacaaatgtgcgagtacaaattcaaaacgatccatcggccgacacattttcaaggcaactgCTGGCAATAGGTAATGGTCAACTTGCTGGTGATCGTGAAACTGGCTTAATCACTTTACCagataacttttgtaatattgcaccaacaaaagaagaattggtgtcaagtgtttttccaaatattgcagaaaattatcgCAATCATAATTGGTTGGCTGAAAGAGCTGTATTGGCCGCTAAAAATAAACACGTTGGTCAAACGAATGCAGACGTTTTAACCCATGTTCCTGGCGAGGTTGTAACATATCAATCAGTTGGCACGGTTACGAATCAAGACGACGCTGTTAATTATccgacagaatttttgaattcattggatttacccggatttccacctcatcgtttacaattgaaagtgggtgctcccattattatgcttcgaaatataaatcaaccacgattatgcaatgggacaagattaggggttaaaaaggtcatgaacaattttatcgaagcaacaattttaaaggggaagtttaaaggtgaagatgtattgattccacgcattccaatgattccatcagatttatcttttgaattcaaaagactacagtttccagtacgtcttgcatttgctattacaataaataaagcgcaagggcaatcgttggaattctgtggaattgatttagaatatccttgcttttcactcggccagttatatgtttcgtgctcacgtgttgttcagttctctttatctacacaataa
- the LOC125778140 gene encoding uncharacterized protein LOC125778140, with protein MDNVADHTVAQLRAWLRRLELPSSGNKSSLVLRLQEVPASERGECPSGAEVEEILLPIFEDQQTVPGTDDVAAAQVEDGSTIQQVEEQPVKIVADAGPTEVELLKRETNLLRREKDLLERENAMLQRMMLGGETLSHPQSNQATISLDLIKNLIPEYEGGVNFNLWAAQFKSVTSAYTINEGESRIIFLNKLKGKAQQWLYGNPDFATQQVDELISQMNQVFGSGENKVVLRRKFETRKWKSGERFIEYFNDKVVLANQLQLGEEELVEYIIDGIPDYRLRNQAYMQCYTTKAQLLQAFSKIETGPKPIAPAQSQIQERRCYNCSSRGHLAAECRKPKREMGTCYGCGSQNHQIATCPEKKTVHAVNEYNV; from the exons ATGGATAATGTGGCAGACCATACAGTTGCACAATTGCGTGCTTGGCTCCGACGTCTTGAATTACCATCGAGTGGTAATAAAAGTTCTTTAGTGTTGCGGTTGCAAGAGGTTCCTGCAAGTGAACGTGGCGAGTGTCCAAGTGGTGCAGAAGTTGAAGAAATTTTGCTCCCAATATTTGAAGATCAACAGACTGTACCAGGTACGGACGACGTTGCTGCTGCGCAGGTGGAAGATGGTAGCACCATACAACAAGTCGAAGAGCAGCCAGTGAAAATCGTAGCAGACGCAGGTCCGACAGAGGTTGAATTGCTGAAGCGAGAGACAAATTTATTGAGACGTGAAAAAGATTTGCTGGAGCGGGAGAATGCAATGCTACAGCGAATGATGCTTGGTGGTGAAACATTGAGCCACCCGCAATCGAATCAAGCAACAATTTCACTCGACTTGATAAAAAATCTGATACCCGAGTACGAAGGTGGCGTTAATTTCAATTTGTGGGCGGCACAGTTCAAAAGCGTCACCAGTGCCTACACTATAAATGAAGGCGAGTCGCGCATTATATTTCTTAACAAGCTGAAAGGcaaagcacaacaatggttaTATGGCAACCCCGATTTCGCAACTCAACAAGTAGATGAGCTCATCAGTCAAATGAATCAAGTGTTTGGTTCAGGTGAAAACAAAGTGGTGCTGCGGCGAAAATTTGAGACCAGGAAGTGGAAGTCGGGCGAGCGgtttattgaatatttcaacGATAAGGTGGTATTGGCAAACCAACTACAGCTGGGAGAAGAGGAGTTGGTCGAATACATAATCGACGGCATACCTGATTATCGGCTACGCAACCAAGCGTATATGCAGTGCTACACAACAAAGGCACAATTACTCCAAGCATTTTCCAAAATTGAAACTGGGCCAAAACCGATTGCGCCGGCTCAGTCGCAGATTCAAGAAAGAAGATGTTACAACTGCAGCAGTCGCGGACACCTAGCAGCAGAATGCCGTAAACCAAAACGAGAGATGGGTACGTGTTATGGGTGTGGCAGTCAAAATCATCAAATAGCAACATGTCCAGAGAAGAAAACTGTCCACGCAGTTAATGAATAT AATGTCTGA